The following proteins are encoded in a genomic region of Aliiroseovarius sp. F47248L:
- the dnaK gene encoding molecular chaperone DnaK: MAKVIGIDLGTTNSCVAIMDGSQPRVIENAEGARTTPSIVAFKDDERLVGQSAKRQAVTNPDNTVFAVKRLIGRNMQDPAVEKDKKLVPYAIVDGGNGDAWVEAAGQKYSPSQISAFILGKMKETAESYLGEEVTQAVITVPAYFNDAQRQATKDAGKIAGLEVLRIINEPTAAALAYGLDKSETHTIAVYDLGGGTFDVTILEIDDGLFEVKSTNGDTFLGGEDFDMRIVQYLVDEFKKENQVDLSKDKMALQRLKEAAEKAKIELSSSSQTEINQPFISMGSDGAPLHMVMKLTRAKLESLVSDLIKRSMKPCQAALKDAGLSKDDIDEVVLVGGMTRMPKVIEEVSKFFGKEPHKGVNPDEVVAMGAAIQAGVLQGDVKDVVLLDVTPLSLGIETLGGVFTRLIDRNTTIPTKKSQIFSTAEDNQNAVTLRVFQGEREMAADNKILGQFNLEDIPPAPRGMPQIEVTFDIDANGIVEVGAKDKGTGKEQKITIQASGGLSDEDIENMVKDAEANAEADKERKELVEAKNQAESLIHSTEKAMEEHNDKVDPTTIEAIELAIAALKDVMEEDNADKIKSGIQNVTEAAMKLGEAIYKSQQEEAAGEESEDADGPSAVDDDIVDADFEDLDDENKR; encoded by the coding sequence ATGGCTAAAGTCATCGGTATCGACCTCGGCACCACCAACTCTTGTGTTGCCATCATGGACGGCTCGCAACCGCGGGTCATCGAAAACGCAGAGGGCGCACGCACAACGCCTTCGATCGTCGCCTTTAAGGACGACGAACGCCTTGTTGGTCAGTCGGCAAAACGTCAAGCTGTGACCAACCCCGACAACACGGTTTTTGCTGTGAAGCGCCTGATTGGCCGTAACATGCAGGACCCGGCTGTCGAGAAAGATAAAAAGCTGGTCCCCTACGCCATTGTCGATGGCGGCAACGGTGACGCATGGGTTGAAGCTGCCGGGCAAAAATATTCGCCCTCGCAGATCTCGGCCTTTATTCTGGGTAAGATGAAAGAGACGGCGGAAAGCTATCTGGGTGAAGAAGTGACGCAGGCCGTCATCACCGTTCCTGCCTATTTCAACGACGCTCAGCGTCAGGCCACAAAGGACGCCGGCAAGATTGCTGGCCTTGAAGTGCTGCGCATCATCAACGAGCCAACGGCTGCCGCACTGGCATACGGTCTGGACAAGTCTGAAACACACACCATCGCGGTCTACGACCTTGGCGGCGGTACATTCGACGTGACCATTCTGGAAATTGACGACGGCCTGTTCGAAGTGAAATCGACCAACGGCGACACATTCCTTGGTGGTGAAGACTTCGACATGCGCATCGTCCAGTATCTGGTCGATGAGTTCAAAAAGGAAAATCAGGTTGATCTGTCGAAAGACAAGATGGCCCTGCAACGCCTGAAAGAAGCCGCCGAGAAAGCCAAGATCGAGCTGTCCAGCTCGTCGCAGACGGAAATCAACCAACCCTTCATCTCTATGGGGTCGGATGGTGCGCCGTTGCACATGGTTATGAAGCTGACCCGCGCCAAGTTGGAAAGCCTTGTATCGGATCTTATCAAACGCTCGATGAAGCCTTGCCAAGCTGCGTTGAAAGACGCTGGCCTGTCGAAAGACGACATCGACGAGGTGGTTCTGGTCGGTGGTATGACCCGTATGCCGAAAGTCATCGAAGAAGTGTCCAAATTCTTCGGCAAGGAACCCCACAAGGGTGTGAACCCTGACGAAGTTGTGGCCATGGGTGCCGCCATTCAAGCAGGTGTTCTGCAAGGTGACGTGAAAGACGTTGTTCTTCTGGACGTAACGCCTCTGTCGCTGGGCATCGAAACGCTGGGTGGTGTGTTTACCCGCCTGATCGACCGCAACACGACGATCCCGACCAAGAAGTCGCAGATCTTCTCAACCGCGGAAGACAACCAGAACGCCGTGACCTTGCGCGTGTTCCAGGGTGAGCGTGAAATGGCTGCTGACAACAAGATCTTGGGCCAATTCAACCTGGAAGACATCCCGCCCGCACCGCGCGGTATGCCGCAGATCGAGGTGACCTTCGACATCGACGCCAACGGCATCGTTGAAGTGGGCGCCAAGGACAAGGGCACCGGCAAAGAGCAGAAAATCACCATTCAAGCCTCGGGTGGCCTCTCGGATGAGGACATCGAGAACATGGTGAAAGACGCCGAAGCCAATGCCGAGGCTGATAAAGAGCGCAAAGAGCTTGTCGAAGCCAAGAACCAGGCCGAAAGCCTGATCCATTCGACCGAAAAGGCGATGGAAGAGCATAACGACAAGGTCGACCCGACCACGATCGAAGCGATCGAGCTGGCCATTGCCGCCCTGAAGGACGTGATGGAAGAAGACAATGCCGACAAGATCAAGTCGGGCATCCAGAACGTCACCGAAGCGGCCATGAAGCTGGGTGAAGCGATCTACAAGTCGCAGCAGGAAGAAGCGGCTGGCGAAGAATCCGAAGACGCCGATGGCCCTTCGGCGGTGGATGACGACATTGTCGACGCCGACTTCGAAGACCTTGACGACGAAAACAAGCGTTAA
- a CDS encoding ABC transporter permease, with amino-acid sequence MFEVKVNRTRFQAAASMVSVIYHATVYDLRKSHPNAVIGLLINILQSLLMVAVFFVLMSVLGLRTAAIRGDFLLYIMSGVFIFMTNIKTMKAVATSAGPTSTMMLHGPMNTLVSITAAALSSLYLQILSIVVVLTVYSLAFNPVKVHDPSGASMMLLLGWFNGVAVGIVFMALKPWFPQFTRVATTLYMRVNMFASGKMFVANTLPFFMLAMFSWNPLFHIIDQARGYTFINYFPHYSNWQYPLIVSIVLAFLGLMGDSYSRKYVSASWDARR; translated from the coding sequence ATGTTTGAAGTGAAAGTGAACAGAACCCGGTTTCAGGCTGCTGCTTCGATGGTGTCTGTGATTTATCACGCGACGGTCTATGATCTTCGAAAGTCGCATCCCAACGCCGTTATTGGCCTGCTGATCAATATCCTACAATCACTTCTGATGGTTGCCGTCTTTTTTGTGTTGATGAGCGTGCTTGGCCTGCGAACGGCTGCCATTCGGGGGGACTTTCTGCTCTACATTATGTCGGGCGTTTTCATATTCATGACGAACATTAAGACCATGAAGGCAGTAGCAACCTCGGCCGGACCTACATCGACCATGATGCTACATGGGCCGATGAATACACTCGTATCTATCACCGCAGCCGCCCTGTCATCACTTTACCTGCAAATCCTGTCCATCGTCGTCGTGCTGACGGTATACAGCCTGGCGTTTAACCCGGTGAAAGTTCACGACCCTAGTGGTGCATCCATGATGCTGTTGTTGGGTTGGTTTAATGGTGTCGCAGTCGGCATTGTATTCATGGCACTGAAACCTTGGTTTCCCCAGTTCACGCGGGTAGCCACAACCTTGTATATGCGGGTGAACATGTTTGCGTCAGGCAAGATGTTTGTCGCAAATACTCTTCCCTTCTTCATGCTGGCCATGTTTTCGTGGAACCCACTGTTTCACATTATTGATCAGGCGCGCGGATATACCTTCATCAACTATTTCCCGCATTACTCCAACTGGCAGTATCCACTGATCGTATCCATCGTGCTGGCCTTTCTTGGCCTAATGGGCGACAGCTATAGCCGGAAATACGTGTCAGCAAGCTGGGATGCCCGGCGCTAA
- the dnaJ gene encoding molecular chaperone DnaJ, whose protein sequence is MSKRDYYEVLGVSKGASAEDLKKAYRKKAKELHPDRNSDNPDAEAQFKEANEAYDVLKDADKKAAYDRFGHAAFDGGMGGRPGGGHPGGNGDFASAFSDVFDDLFGDFMGGGRGGGARAQRGSDLRYNLRVTLEEAFAGLQKTINVPTSVSCDECSGTGAEAGAEPTVCPTCSGMGKVRAQQGFFTVERTCPNCQGTGQKIQNPCKSCGGAGRKHKERSLSVNIPAGVETGTRIRLSGEGEAGLRGGPTGDLYIFIEVAEHPIFDREGPHLHCRVPVSMASAALGGDIEVPTIDGGRSRVKIPAGSQSGRQMRLRSKGMPGLRGGPRGDMYIELAVETPVNLTTKQKELLRDFEKLSEENNPESSSFFTKVKSFWDSMKG, encoded by the coding sequence ATGTCAAAGCGTGATTATTATGAAGTTCTCGGAGTGTCGAAGGGCGCGTCTGCGGAAGATCTGAAGAAGGCTTATCGCAAGAAGGCGAAAGAGCTTCACCCCGATCGCAATTCGGACAACCCCGACGCCGAAGCCCAGTTCAAAGAAGCGAACGAGGCTTACGACGTTCTGAAGGACGCCGATAAGAAAGCCGCCTATGACCGGTTTGGTCATGCCGCCTTCGACGGTGGTATGGGCGGTCGTCCCGGTGGCGGACATCCCGGCGGCAACGGCGATTTCGCCAGCGCGTTTTCCGATGTGTTCGACGACTTGTTCGGCGATTTCATGGGTGGTGGACGCGGCGGCGGTGCACGTGCGCAGCGTGGGTCTGACCTGCGCTATAATCTGCGTGTAACTCTGGAAGAGGCGTTTGCTGGTCTTCAGAAAACGATCAATGTGCCGACCTCGGTTTCTTGTGACGAATGCAGTGGCACCGGTGCCGAGGCCGGGGCTGAACCGACTGTATGTCCGACCTGCTCTGGCATGGGCAAGGTGCGTGCACAGCAAGGCTTCTTTACCGTTGAGCGCACCTGTCCGAACTGTCAGGGCACTGGCCAGAAGATCCAGAATCCCTGCAAAAGCTGCGGTGGCGCGGGTCGAAAGCATAAAGAACGCTCGCTGTCCGTGAACATTCCGGCAGGTGTTGAAACCGGCACGCGCATCCGCCTGTCTGGCGAAGGCGAGGCCGGACTGCGCGGTGGACCGACGGGTGATTTGTATATCTTCATCGAGGTGGCCGAGCATCCAATTTTCGACCGCGAAGGCCCGCACCTTCACTGCCGTGTGCCTGTTTCAATGGCCTCTGCGGCGCTGGGCGGTGACATCGAAGTGCCGACCATCGACGGCGGCCGGTCGCGTGTGAAAATCCCGGCGGGTAGTCAGTCGGGGCGGCAGATGCGTCTGCGGTCGAAAGGTATGCCGGGCCTACGAGGCGGACCGCGTGGCGATATGTATATCGAGCTTGCGGTGGAAACACCGGTGAACCTGACCACGAAGCAAAAAGAGCTGTTGCGCGATTTCGAAAAACTGTCGGAAGAGAACAACCCGGAAAGCTCGTCTTTCTTTACCAAAGTGAAGAGTTTCTGGGACAGCATGAAGGGCTAG
- a CDS encoding alpha-ketoglutarate-dependent dioxygenase AlkB, which yields MIAHDIPPMDLAGARLYKEKLDRAAQEALVVALRDVVSVAPFFHPETRWGKKMSVRMTSAGRLGWVSDRRGYRYEPHHPTGAEWPAIPDAVLDVWRDVAGTERLPDCCLINYYGDGARMGLHQDRDEGDFSFPVVSISLGDDALFRVGGIERQGPTQSAWLGSGDVLVLDGPSRLAYHGIDRLRFGSSDLLRDHGRINLTLRVVDVPPARETGA from the coding sequence ATGATTGCGCATGACATACCTCCAATGGATCTGGCTGGGGCTAGGCTTTATAAGGAGAAGCTGGATCGCGCGGCACAAGAGGCGCTGGTCGTCGCGCTTCGAGATGTTGTGTCTGTTGCACCGTTTTTCCATCCTGAAACGCGGTGGGGCAAGAAGATGTCAGTGCGAATGACATCCGCGGGACGGCTGGGTTGGGTGTCGGATCGGCGGGGCTATCGTTATGAGCCGCATCATCCGACTGGAGCAGAATGGCCAGCTATTCCCGACGCTGTGTTGGATGTTTGGCGCGATGTTGCTGGGACAGAGCGGCTCCCCGACTGTTGTTTGATCAACTATTATGGCGATGGCGCGCGGATGGGGTTGCACCAAGACCGGGACGAGGGTGATTTCTCGTTTCCAGTCGTGTCCATCAGTCTTGGTGACGATGCGTTGTTTCGGGTTGGTGGGATCGAGCGGCAAGGGCCGACCCAGTCCGCGTGGCTTGGGTCTGGTGACGTGCTGGTGCTGGATGGTCCGTCGCGGCTTGCCTATCATGGGATTGACCGTCTGCGCTTTGGGTCTTCCGACCTCTTGCGTGATCATGGGCGGATCAACCTGACGCTTCGGGTCGTGGATGTCCCGCCGGCCAGAGAGACGGGTGCTTAG